One genomic segment of Planktothrix sp. FACHB-1365 includes these proteins:
- a CDS encoding iron uptake porin: MSKILLKAWLLSPAVLGASLVAPTAAFAELPVTEAQPSAIAAATEAPVSAETALEPTQTELKISEQVSVTPLDTLTLTPPQQLAQVPVNPHAGVGPSRGIETPANAEIPMADLDAAPQADTVTNAEVMQQLNQYGREGRGSKRQAQVTSVSQLSDVEPTAWAFQALQSLVERYGCIAGYPDGTFKGNRALTRFEFAAGVNACLERINELINASTKDLVTREDLAKLQRLMEEFAAELASLRGRVAVLEARSAELEANQFSTTTKLRGEAVFWAGEGEGNRASRNVVGQFADDSDDPTQAYLGYRARLNFDTSFTGQDLLRTRLQAQSIPTLSDYDLFNTLMARTAIDGSSNNVTLDNLTYRFPFSEGKGLVWIGAKGLALDDIQDVLTPFGDDASGAISRFGRFNPTTFQGPSGTGLGVEYAFSHSFKANVGYMADDAFASSASEGKGLFNGNYSAMAQLVFAPMSNLALSLDYNHRYFSNDNVYVTGGTGSWIANKPFGENATTTDNLGFQMNWRVARSFSIGGWFGATWADQKRGGNADATIINWAAVLGFPDLLREGDSGALIVGMPPKVTSHDISALEDEDTSIHIEGFYRFPFSEYVSITPGFYVVTNPDHNSNNDTIFVGTLRTTFRF, from the coding sequence GTGTCGAAAATACTACTGAAAGCATGGCTACTCAGTCCTGCCGTCCTAGGAGCGAGTCTAGTCGCTCCAACAGCAGCATTTGCCGAGTTACCCGTGACTGAGGCTCAACCCAGTGCAATTGCAGCAGCAACCGAAGCACCTGTCTCGGCAGAAACCGCCCTGGAGCCCACCCAAACCGAGTTAAAAATTAGTGAGCAAGTCTCTGTGACTCCTCTGGACACATTGACCCTCACCCCACCACAACAGTTAGCTCAGGTTCCCGTGAATCCTCATGCTGGAGTTGGGCCAAGTAGAGGCATCGAAACTCCTGCTAACGCGGAAATTCCCATGGCGGATCTCGACGCAGCACCTCAAGCCGATACGGTCACGAATGCCGAGGTGATGCAACAACTGAATCAGTATGGACGTGAGGGAAGAGGCAGCAAACGTCAAGCTCAAGTCACATCCGTATCCCAACTGTCTGACGTCGAACCCACAGCTTGGGCCTTCCAAGCTCTACAATCCTTAGTAGAACGCTACGGTTGTATTGCCGGATATCCTGATGGCACCTTCAAAGGAAATCGGGCTTTAACTCGTTTTGAATTTGCAGCCGGGGTCAATGCCTGTTTAGAGCGGATCAATGAACTGATTAATGCCTCTACAAAAGATTTAGTCACCCGTGAAGACTTGGCCAAACTGCAACGCCTAATGGAAGAGTTTGCAGCCGAATTAGCCAGCTTACGGGGACGGGTCGCTGTATTAGAAGCTCGTAGCGCAGAACTTGAAGCCAATCAATTCTCCACCACCACTAAACTGCGGGGAGAAGCAGTGTTTTGGGCAGGCGAGGGTGAAGGAAATCGGGCGAGTCGCAATGTCGTGGGTCAGTTTGCTGATGATAGCGATGATCCCACCCAAGCGTATTTAGGCTACCGCGCTCGTTTAAACTTTGATACCAGTTTCACAGGTCAAGATTTACTCAGAACCCGTTTACAAGCCCAATCAATACCAACGTTGAGTGATTATGATCTCTTCAACACCTTAATGGCTCGGACTGCGATTGATGGTTCCTCTAATAACGTTACCTTAGATAACCTCACCTATCGTTTCCCCTTCTCGGAAGGAAAAGGTTTAGTTTGGATCGGCGCCAAAGGGTTAGCCTTAGATGATATTCAAGATGTTCTGACACCTTTTGGGGATGATGCCAGTGGCGCAATTTCCCGATTTGGACGGTTCAACCCGACAACCTTCCAAGGCCCTTCAGGTACAGGATTAGGTGTGGAATACGCCTTTAGCCATTCCTTTAAAGCGAACGTTGGCTATATGGCGGATGACGCTTTTGCTTCTAGTGCCAGTGAAGGTAAGGGTCTATTCAATGGCAATTACAGTGCAATGGCGCAGTTAGTCTTTGCACCGATGAGTAATCTAGCTTTATCTTTAGATTACAACCACCGTTACTTCAGCAACGATAACGTATACGTCACAGGCGGTACGGGAAGTTGGATCGCCAATAAACCCTTTGGTGAAAATGCCACAACCACTGATAACTTAGGCTTCCAAATGAACTGGAGAGTGGCCCGCAGTTTCTCCATCGGGGGCTGGTTCGGGGCAACTTGGGCTGATCAGAAACGCGGTGGTAATGCCGATGCGACGATTATCAACTGGGCTGCGGTGTTAGGGTTCCCCGATCTTCTACGTGAAGGAGATAGTGGTGCTTTAATTGTGGGGATGCCTCCTAAAGTTACCAGTCATGATATTAGTGCTTTAGAAGATGAAGATACTTCTATTCATATTGAAGGTTTCTATCGCTTCCCCTTCAGCGAATACGTTTCGATTACACCCGGTTTCTATGTTGTGACCAATCCTGATCACAATAGCAACAACGACACAATTTTTGTGGGGACTCTGCGGACAACCTTCCGCTTCTAA
- a CDS encoding photosystem II protein Y: MDFDFRILIVLLPLLAAAGWAFYNIGAIALRQVQGFLNKS, translated from the coding sequence ATGGATTTCGATTTTCGGATTCTCATTGTTCTGTTACCCTTGCTGGCTGCGGCGGGATGGGCTTTCTATAATATTGGTGCTATCGCCCTCAGACAAGTTCAAGGCTTTTTAAATAAAAGTTAA
- a CDS encoding VWA domain-containing protein → MIQVNYSLSHSLIATNTAATVDLILNFNGEKTAIVSSRRPLNLSLVIDRSGSMAGQPLRYAIQAAQKLVESLTDQDIVSVVIYDDNADLILPPQPVKNPSEICKILGKIKAGGCTNLSGGWLLGCEQVKSCLNREYLNRVLLLTDGQANEGITDPQILTKTAHKQSEQGIITTTLGFGTYFNEDLLMGMAKAAGGNFYFIQSPDEATDVFRIELESLTSVVGQNLTVTLHPESSIELREILNNYRTTSTEKGLEIFVGDVYEIEAKQLAVQLVIPAQNTIGQLPLISIHYQYQTLVNDSIEQLSGELPITINIGSEADAQQVQPDQSVFEQTSKLRIAQVKEQAIALTDKGEYQKAAETLRSAIQDIQQKLLNEIFEIAEEIEQLEYYAQRIETQNFDSVSRKEMRDQSYQTRTRNREDLNLRGIAAGDADSLEAVSSFEQGVLVECIRQGGKLRVRVISDGYNPEFNVQFPRHLREEGVTYIVEEIKLSANGDFYRASGTIKRLVKPGEERKAGTQKTPKTTNLQAAKAPKSFADLETTDTVGNGVIIQCVKEGSKLRARVVSDGYNPNYNIRFPRDIRAEGVLYVVDEVRESSDGKSYVAYGKIRRLTQ, encoded by the coding sequence ATGATTCAGGTTAACTATTCGCTTTCTCATTCATTAATTGCGACGAATACGGCTGCTACTGTTGATTTAATTCTAAATTTTAATGGAGAAAAAACAGCAATTGTTTCTTCTCGACGACCGTTAAATTTAAGTTTAGTCATTGATCGTTCAGGTTCAATGGCGGGCCAACCGTTGCGTTATGCTATTCAAGCCGCCCAAAAGTTAGTTGAATCCTTAACAGATCAAGATATTGTTTCTGTTGTCATTTATGATGATAATGCTGATTTAATTTTACCTCCTCAACCCGTTAAAAATCCATCGGAAATTTGTAAAATCCTGGGCAAAATTAAAGCCGGAGGTTGTACCAATTTAAGTGGGGGTTGGTTATTAGGCTGCGAACAAGTGAAATCTTGTCTTAATCGTGAATATTTAAACCGGGTTTTATTATTAACTGATGGACAAGCCAATGAGGGAATTACCGATCCTCAAATCTTGACAAAAACGGCTCATAAACAATCAGAACAGGGTATTATCACAACTACATTGGGATTTGGAACCTATTTTAATGAAGATTTATTGATGGGGATGGCTAAGGCGGCGGGAGGAAATTTTTATTTTATTCAATCTCCCGATGAAGCCACGGATGTGTTTCGGATTGAATTAGAAAGTTTAACCTCCGTAGTCGGCCAAAATTTAACCGTAACATTACACCCCGAATCCTCGATTGAACTCCGAGAAATCTTAAATAATTATCGAACAACTTCCACTGAAAAAGGCTTAGAAATTTTTGTCGGGGATGTTTATGAAATAGAAGCCAAACAGTTAGCCGTACAATTAGTAATTCCGGCTCAAAATACTATCGGTCAACTCCCACTGATCTCGATTCATTATCAATACCAAACCCTTGTTAATGACAGTATTGAGCAGCTTTCGGGAGAATTACCCATTACCATTAATATTGGTTCTGAAGCAGACGCTCAACAAGTTCAACCCGATCAATCCGTTTTTGAACAAACCAGTAAATTGAGAATTGCTCAAGTTAAAGAACAAGCGATCGCCTTAACCGATAAAGGAGAGTATCAAAAAGCGGCGGAAACCTTACGATCTGCGATTCAAGACATTCAACAAAAACTCTTAAACGAAATCTTTGAAATTGCTGAAGAAATTGAACAATTAGAATATTATGCTCAACGGATTGAAACCCAAAATTTTGATTCCGTCAGCCGGAAAGAAATGCGAGATCAATCCTATCAAACCCGAACTCGCAACCGAGAAGACTTAAATTTACGAGGAATTGCAGCCGGAGATGCTGATAGTTTAGAGGCCGTTTCCAGTTTTGAACAAGGGGTATTAGTTGAATGTATCCGACAGGGCGGAAAATTAAGAGTTCGAGTCATTTCAGACGGGTATAATCCAGAGTTTAATGTGCAGTTTCCCCGCCATCTTCGAGAAGAAGGAGTTACTTATATTGTCGAAGAAATTAAACTTTCCGCCAATGGAGATTTTTATCGAGCTTCGGGAACCATTAAACGGTTAGTCAAACCCGGAGAAGAACGTAAAGCTGGAACACAGAAAACCCCAAAAACGACTAATTTACAAGCCGCTAAAGCCCCTAAATCCTTTGCTGATTTAGAAACCACAGATACCGTCGGAAATGGCGTGATTATTCAATGTGTGAAAGAAGGCAGTAAACTTCGGGCGCGAGTCGTTTCCGATGGTTATAATCCTAATTATAATATTCGCTTTCCCCGTGATATTCGCGCTGAAGGCGTACTCTATGTAGTTGATGAAGTTCGGGAGTCTTCCGATGGCAAATCCTATGTTGCTTATGGCAAAATTCGCCGTCTGACTCAATAG
- a CDS encoding MoaD/ThiS family protein — protein MSITVTVKLFAAFQEAYSVSELVLHLPPQTPVSAILDHCIQEHPELEKWRNLTQFGINLEFASAETPLKNGDEVVLIPPVSGG, from the coding sequence ATGTCCATCACCGTTACGGTTAAACTCTTTGCAGCCTTTCAAGAAGCCTACAGTGTTTCCGAATTAGTGTTACACCTTCCGCCTCAAACACCTGTATCTGCAATTTTAGACCACTGTATTCAGGAGCATCCTGAACTGGAGAAATGGCGAAATCTAACGCAATTTGGCATTAACTTAGAATTTGCCAGTGCTGAGACACCTCTAAAAAATGGAGATGAAGTTGTTTTAATTCCCCCGGTTAGTGGCGGTTAA